In Reichenbachiella agarivorans, one genomic interval encodes:
- a CDS encoding NTP transferase domain-containing protein encodes MSKKHLKHAKITKPDLGVFARTEFSILGTPCSEIKQLAQIICSALSPHYQIAYADADHQSADDSSNLEGSILATGSSMEYVDKIDFHRFDQKTTLNPWRYKTHFRDLDLVIINGNHFESNRQILVIDPRKSLEKKLHKLTQVQLVLFLNEEKVIPDYLQEHIPGIEKIPQFKISETEKIIHWVRQLLTHAIAPIHGLVLAGGKSERMGQNKALIDYHGKSQKAHMYDLLSACTSQAFYSVRENPEDTSEIADTFTGLGPYGAILSAFRSNPNVAWLVTACDQPFLTQEVIQKLISDRNPSKVATAFYNPETDFPEPLITIWEPRAYAYLLDFLSQGYSCPRKVLINTDIELIKLDDTSVLRNVNTPEEYRAARQELD; translated from the coding sequence ATGAGTAAAAAACATCTGAAACACGCCAAAATAACTAAACCCGATTTAGGTGTATTTGCACGAACAGAATTCTCTATTCTAGGAACTCCATGTAGTGAAATCAAACAATTGGCACAAATCATTTGCTCTGCTCTGTCTCCTCACTATCAAATCGCCTATGCAGATGCGGACCATCAAAGTGCGGATGACTCCAGCAACCTAGAAGGGAGCATCTTGGCTACAGGTAGTTCTATGGAATATGTCGATAAAATCGATTTTCATCGCTTTGATCAAAAGACCACTCTCAATCCTTGGCGCTACAAAACTCACTTTAGAGATCTGGATCTTGTCATCATCAATGGCAACCACTTCGAGTCCAACCGTCAAATTCTAGTAATAGACCCTCGAAAATCTCTAGAAAAAAAATTGCATAAACTCACCCAGGTGCAACTTGTTCTTTTTCTAAATGAAGAAAAAGTCATACCAGACTATCTACAAGAGCATATTCCTGGCATAGAAAAAATCCCACAGTTCAAAATCAGTGAGACCGAAAAAATCATTCATTGGGTAAGACAACTGCTCACCCATGCTATCGCACCCATTCATGGATTGGTACTTGCTGGTGGCAAAAGTGAACGAATGGGACAAAACAAAGCCTTGATTGACTACCATGGCAAAAGCCAAAAGGCACACATGTATGACTTGTTATCAGCATGTACCTCACAGGCCTTCTATTCTGTCCGAGAAAACCCAGAAGACACATCCGAGATCGCAGATACATTTACTGGATTGGGGCCTTATGGCGCTATTTTGTCTGCATTTAGAAGCAACCCCAATGTAGCGTGGTTGGTGACTGCTTGTGACCAGCCCTTCCTCACTCAAGAAGTGATTCAAAAACTGATATCGGATCGTAATCCGTCCAAAGTTGCCACAGCATTTTACAACCCAGAAACAGACTTTCCTGAGCCTTTGATTACCATCTGGGAACCCAGAGCTTATGCTTATTTATTAGACTTTTTATCTCAAGGGTATTCTTGTCCTCGCAAAGTACTGATCAATACTGACATAGAGTTGATCAAATTGGATGATACCAGTGTGCTCAGAAATGTCAACACCCCTGAAGAATACCGAGCTGCGAGGCAAGAGCTGGATTAA
- the pta gene encoding phosphate acetyltransferase has protein sequence MSNSVFISTIEPNSGKSLISLGLMELLLRKSDKIGYFKPIIKGKQKNKDHHTELMLKYFNLNQNYEDTYVFTGDQVNNMLGSGQQEQVIDQIIDKYKTFEKQHDFVLIEGTDFVGDNIAFEFELNAAIAKNLSSPVLIVGSGQSKTPEVTTSALKFALDSFELEECEVIGAIINRVDEEEIDSFKTMLKKKLGGTGKNKELSVIPNNKLLSSPSVAEIADQLNAKVIFGEELVHQKLVDRFSVAGMTLSNYLTFLTENCAVVASADRGEIIMGALQAHQSTTYPNISAIILTGGFDIPDSIYKLLEGLATTVPILKVSPNTFQTAVHLNEVKSNLSIHNPDKIKLALKYFNDQIDATNLENKIIGFKPKGMTPKMFKYNLNQMALSQKMHIVLPEGNDDRILRAAEQLQVLNIVKLTLLYRDPEVVIHKIKELGLNIDLKKIDIIAPAQSPNFLKYVKQLYEYRKDKGVTLDVAEDLMNDVSYFGTMMVQMGDADGMVSGAVNTTQHTIRPALQFVKTQPGIKVVSSVFFMCLDNRVLVYGDCAVNPNPTAEQLAEIAVSSAKTAQAFGVEPKVAMLSYSSGASGKGEEVEKVRKATELAKVLAPELLIEGPIQYDAAVDPEVGLKKMPDSQVAGQATVLIFPDLNTGNNTYKAVQRETGAIAIGPVLQGLNKPVNDLSRGCTVEDIVNTVIITAIQSQKN, from the coding sequence ATGTCCAATTCTGTGTTTATCTCCACGATAGAACCCAACTCAGGCAAATCACTGATTTCACTTGGTCTCATGGAGCTTTTGCTCCGAAAATCTGATAAAATTGGTTATTTCAAACCTATCATAAAAGGGAAACAAAAAAATAAGGATCATCATACCGAATTGATGTTGAAGTATTTCAATCTCAATCAAAATTATGAAGACACCTATGTATTCACAGGAGATCAGGTCAACAACATGTTGGGATCAGGTCAACAAGAACAGGTCATAGATCAAATCATTGACAAATACAAAACCTTTGAAAAGCAACACGACTTTGTACTCATCGAAGGAACGGACTTTGTAGGAGACAACATAGCCTTTGAGTTTGAACTCAATGCTGCCATAGCCAAAAACCTGAGCAGCCCTGTACTCATCGTCGGTTCTGGACAGTCCAAAACGCCAGAAGTAACCACCAGTGCCCTCAAGTTTGCTCTAGACTCCTTTGAACTAGAAGAGTGCGAAGTAATAGGTGCCATCATCAATCGTGTCGATGAAGAGGAAATTGACTCATTCAAAACCATGCTCAAGAAGAAACTAGGTGGTACTGGCAAGAACAAAGAACTCTCGGTCATCCCAAACAACAAGCTGTTGAGTAGTCCAAGTGTCGCTGAGATAGCCGACCAACTCAATGCAAAGGTAATTTTTGGTGAGGAACTAGTTCATCAGAAATTGGTCGATAGATTCTCGGTGGCCGGCATGACTCTGTCCAATTACTTGACCTTCCTGACGGAAAATTGTGCGGTTGTTGCTTCGGCAGATAGAGGTGAAATCATCATGGGAGCCTTGCAAGCACATCAATCTACCACCTACCCCAATATATCGGCTATCATACTGACGGGAGGATTTGATATTCCCGATTCCATCTACAAGCTATTGGAGGGACTAGCTACGACCGTACCGATTCTCAAAGTAAGTCCCAATACTTTCCAAACTGCTGTTCACCTCAATGAGGTAAAGTCCAATCTGTCCATACACAATCCAGACAAGATCAAATTGGCACTGAAATACTTCAACGATCAGATTGATGCTACGAATTTGGAGAATAAAATCATCGGATTCAAGCCAAAAGGCATGACGCCCAAGATGTTTAAGTACAATCTGAATCAAATGGCCCTGTCTCAGAAAATGCACATCGTATTGCCAGAGGGCAATGATGACAGAATCCTAAGAGCTGCCGAACAACTGCAAGTACTCAACATCGTCAAGCTAACTCTCTTGTATAGAGATCCAGAAGTGGTCATACACAAAATCAAAGAACTGGGGTTGAACATTGACCTGAAAAAAATCGACATCATTGCTCCCGCACAATCACCCAATTTCCTCAAATACGTCAAGCAGCTGTATGAATACCGTAAAGACAAAGGTGTGACCCTAGATGTAGCTGAAGATTTGATGAACGACGTGTCTTACTTTGGCACCATGATGGTACAGATGGGAGATGCCGACGGCATGGTGTCGGGTGCAGTCAATACTACCCAGCATACCATCAGACCAGCCTTGCAGTTTGTCAAAACACAACCTGGAATCAAGGTAGTTTCATCGGTCTTCTTTATGTGCCTTGACAATCGTGTATTGGTATATGGGGATTGCGCTGTGAACCCCAACCCTACTGCTGAGCAATTGGCAGAGATTGCTGTCTCATCTGCCAAAACAGCCCAAGCTTTTGGAGTAGAGCCTAAGGTAGCGATGCTTTCCTACTCATCAGGTGCGTCTGGCAAAGGTGAAGAGGTCGAAAAAGTACGTAAAGCAACCGAACTGGCGAAAGTCCTTGCTCCTGAGCTACTCATCGAAGGGCCTATCCAATACGATGCGGCCGTTGATCCCGAAGTAGGGTTGAAAAAAATGCCAGATTCGCAAGTCGCTGGTCAAGCCACAGTCTTGATCTTTCCCGATCTCAACACTGGCAACAATACCTACAAAGCAGTGCAACGAGAAACGGGAGCCATAGCCATTGGACCTGTGCTCCAAGGGCTCAACAAGCCTGTCAATGACCTCAGCAGAGGTTGTACCGTAGAAGATATTGTCAACACGGTCATCATCACGGCCATTCAATCACAAAAAAACTAA
- a CDS encoding DUF7009 family protein, with protein MKLRILNNSIRLRLNQTEVNTFAQEGIVSAELQFGINSLVYSLKRDHKSQKVEANFEGNEISILVPVAIADQWILPEEVGFENDDQAKVKLLIEKDFQCLHKRPNEDESDSFPNPLATR; from the coding sequence ATGAAATTGAGAATCTTAAACAATTCGATTCGCCTTAGACTGAACCAGACAGAAGTTAACACATTCGCTCAAGAAGGCATAGTATCTGCAGAACTACAATTCGGAATCAACAGCCTCGTCTACTCCCTCAAAAGAGATCATAAATCGCAAAAAGTAGAGGCCAATTTTGAAGGAAATGAGATTAGTATTTTAGTTCCAGTAGCGATTGCCGATCAGTGGATATTGCCAGAAGAAGTCGGATTTGAAAATGATGATCAAGCCAAAGTTAAATTGCTGATCGAAAAAGATTTTCAATGTCTACACAAAAGACCCAATGAAGATGAAAGTGATAGCTTTCCAAACCCACTAGCCACACGCTGA
- a CDS encoding SIR2 family NAD-dependent protein deacylase has protein sequence MKIKKKIVVLTGAGISAESGIKTFRDSDGLWEGHDVMEVATPQGWSKNRSLVLDFYNQRRKQALGAQPNTGHLSIAGLESDFEVTVITQNVDNLHERAGSTSVIHLHGELFKVRSTLDERLVYDLDGWELKLGDKCEKGSQLRPHIVWFGEMVPMMDLAVEKVRVADALIIVGTSMVVYPAAGLMHYAKPSVPKYVVDPRMPELNSSAELYLLEEMATTGIPKVAQLLRNRFLSQ, from the coding sequence ATGAAAATAAAGAAGAAAATAGTGGTATTGACTGGTGCTGGTATCAGTGCAGAAAGTGGTATCAAGACTTTTCGAGATTCAGATGGTTTGTGGGAAGGTCATGACGTGATGGAGGTAGCTACACCTCAAGGTTGGTCTAAAAATAGAAGCTTGGTTTTGGATTTTTATAACCAGCGGAGAAAGCAAGCCTTGGGTGCTCAACCCAACACAGGTCACCTCTCCATTGCAGGACTGGAAAGCGATTTTGAGGTTACGGTCATTACTCAGAATGTCGATAACCTACATGAGAGAGCTGGTTCTACCAGCGTTATTCATCTGCATGGTGAGCTATTCAAAGTCAGGAGTACCTTGGACGAAAGATTGGTGTATGATCTTGATGGATGGGAATTAAAGCTAGGTGACAAATGCGAAAAAGGGTCGCAATTGCGCCCGCATATTGTCTGGTTCGGCGAGATGGTGCCTATGATGGATTTGGCTGTTGAGAAAGTACGGGTTGCAGATGCGCTTATCATTGTAGGTACATCCATGGTGGTTTATCCAGCTGCTGGACTCATGCATTATGCCAAACCTTCGGTGCCCAAATATGTAGTAGATCCAAGAATGCCTGAATTAAACTCTTCTGCTGAATTGTATCTTTTGGAAGAAATGGCAACTACTGGAATCCCTAAAGTTGCACAACTACTTAGAAATAGATTTTTGTCTCAGTAA
- the moaC gene encoding cyclic pyranopterin monophosphate synthase MoaC, translated as MEKRLSHVDDNNTPAMVNVSTKQTTLRTAKARSIIAVNDEILALIENGDIQSKKGPVFHTAIIAGTMGAKKAGDLIPLCHPIGMESCDISIEVIESKIVIYCTCSVTAKTGIEMEALTGASVAALTIYDMCKALSHNIVIEETRLISKTGGKKDYYHE; from the coding sequence ATGGAAAAAAGACTTTCACACGTAGATGACAACAATACCCCGGCTATGGTCAATGTCTCCACCAAACAAACTACCCTCAGAACCGCTAAAGCCCGATCCATCATAGCAGTGAATGATGAAATCTTGGCATTGATAGAAAATGGCGACATCCAGTCTAAGAAAGGCCCTGTATTCCACACGGCGATTATCGCGGGTACGATGGGCGCCAAAAAAGCTGGTGATCTTATTCCTCTATGTCATCCAATTGGGATGGAAAGCTGTGACATCTCCATCGAAGTGATCGAAAGCAAAATTGTCATCTACTGTACCTGCAGCGTCACTGCCAAAACCGGTATTGAAATGGAAGCATTGACAGGCGCAAGTGTAGCAGCACTGACCATATACGACATGTGCAAAGCACTTTCTCACAACATAGTGATAGAAGAAACACGTTTGATCTCAAAAACTGGAGGAAAAAAAGACTACTATCATGAGTAA
- a CDS encoding molybdenum cofactor biosynthesis protein MoaE — protein sequence MIRITSQPIDVNELLDAVSHPGAGAVDIFVGTTRDNTGGKRVVKLDFEAYEPMAIKEIQKIVDRASQLWTILNYAVVHRVGLVEIGQKAVVIAVATPHREDAFLACKFIIDELKKTVPIWKKERFEDGEVWVSAHP from the coding sequence ATGATTAGGATTACATCACAACCGATAGATGTCAACGAATTACTGGATGCAGTGAGTCACCCTGGTGCGGGAGCTGTAGATATTTTCGTGGGTACTACGCGTGACAATACAGGAGGGAAACGAGTGGTAAAGTTGGATTTTGAGGCTTATGAACCTATGGCTATCAAAGAAATTCAGAAGATAGTGGATCGAGCTAGTCAGCTATGGACGATACTCAATTATGCTGTGGTGCATAGGGTGGGGTTGGTCGAGATAGGACAAAAGGCAGTCGTCATAGCAGTTGCTACCCCTCACCGAGAAGACGCCTTTCTTGCTTGCAAGTTTATCATCGACGAACTCAAGAAGACGGTTCCGATTTGGAAAAAGGAACGTTTCGAAGACGGAGAAGTTTGGGTGTCAGCTCACCCTTAA
- the moaD gene encoding molybdopterin converting factor subunit 1, whose product MQISILAFGIARDILGTSTFDMEIKDGQTVAEIVDELKSKYAAFNKLNSVLLAVNEDYVDDDYIVQQGDELAIIPPVSGG is encoded by the coding sequence ATGCAAATATCCATTTTGGCATTTGGGATAGCGAGAGATATTTTGGGCACAAGTACCTTTGATATGGAAATCAAGGACGGACAAACTGTGGCTGAAATAGTGGATGAGCTAAAATCAAAGTACGCTGCATTTAATAAATTAAACTCTGTGCTACTAGCTGTCAATGAAGACTATGTAGATGATGATTACATCGTGCAACAAGGCGATGAATTGGCCATAATACCACCAGTGAGCGGAGGATAA
- a CDS encoding GSCFA domain-containing protein, producing the protein MTHFRTELFIDENPDKIKADSKILSFGSGFTESLMSPMNKYNFNIVNNPYGTIYNPISIFNLITDTINNKEINTDLLTENDGQWNHYDFHPEHSAGSKDELVERLQQKVTETHEYLKKTDYVIITLGSAFVYKLNSTKKIVANCHRGSREQFSKELLTPQAIVDGFREIYNSLNHVKNIILVVSPVQHTKDTLTLNAVSKSVLRLACHMIMSEFAYVKYFPAYEFLLGDLRDYRFYEKDLIHPNELATDYIFKKFAEGYFHPDIKDAILNIEELLSGMHHAPYNPQSTEYKKSLKEAIDNISTMTDKMDLSELINDLKSKIG; encoded by the coding sequence ATGACACATTTTAGAACAGAGCTATTTATAGACGAAAATCCAGATAAAATCAAAGCAGACTCTAAAATCCTTTCTTTTGGATCCGGGTTTACTGAATCTTTGATGAGTCCAATGAACAAGTACAACTTCAACATCGTCAACAACCCATACGGTACCATATACAATCCGATTTCAATTTTTAACCTGATCACTGACACGATCAACAACAAAGAAATCAATACCGATCTACTGACCGAGAATGATGGGCAATGGAATCATTATGATTTCCACCCAGAACACAGTGCTGGTTCTAAAGATGAGTTGGTTGAGCGCTTGCAACAAAAGGTAACAGAAACACATGAATACCTCAAGAAGACAGATTATGTGATCATTACCTTGGGCTCTGCCTTTGTGTACAAACTCAACTCAACCAAAAAAATAGTTGCCAACTGCCACAGAGGCTCTCGTGAGCAATTCAGTAAGGAACTACTCACACCACAGGCCATTGTTGATGGATTTAGAGAAATCTATAATTCGCTCAACCATGTCAAAAACATCATCTTGGTCGTGAGTCCTGTCCAACACACCAAAGACACCTTGACACTCAATGCTGTAAGCAAGTCAGTCTTGAGATTGGCGTGCCACATGATCATGAGTGAGTTTGCCTATGTCAAATACTTCCCTGCTTACGAGTTTCTGTTGGGTGACTTGCGTGATTATCGCTTTTATGAAAAGGACTTGATTCACCCCAATGAATTGGCAACTGACTATATCTTCAAAAAATTTGCCGAAGGGTATTTTCATCCAGACATCAAAGACGCCATTCTGAACATCGAAGAATTGCTCAGTGGCATGCACCACGCACCGTACAACCCTCAGAGTACCGAGTACAAGAAAAGTCTGAAAGAAGCCATTGACAACATCAGTACAATGACTGACAAAATGGATCTCTCCGAGTTAATCAATGACCTGAAAAGCAAAATTGGATAA
- the moaA gene encoding GTP 3',8-cyclase MoaA — protein sequence MNTAKENILMDKWGRQMDYLRIAVTDRCNLRCFYCMPAEGIQYLPKKDLLSYEEIIRITQILAELGVKKVRITGGEPFLRKDLMSLLHQIKSIDGIESLNLTTNGVLTYPHLDELKDLGIDHVNLSLDSLDRNNFLEITRRDEFDKVMDTLHGLVARNIKTKINMVVMQGKNHHEVSAMARLAEDKNISVRFIEEMPFNGSTFHQEENWNATQILNELRNSYPTIEKIADEKNSPSTEYQIPEFKGTVGIIAAYTRTFCGTCNRLRITATGHIKNCLYDEGVLDTRQLLRGNYTDQEIKAELLSVVQKKEANGFLAEANRKNNAPITESMSTIGG from the coding sequence ATGAACACAGCGAAGGAAAATATATTGATGGACAAATGGGGTAGACAAATGGACTACCTCCGAATCGCTGTGACGGACCGATGCAATCTTCGCTGCTTCTACTGCATGCCCGCAGAGGGAATCCAATACCTCCCGAAAAAGGATCTATTGAGCTATGAAGAGATCATCCGAATCACTCAAATCCTAGCAGAACTAGGTGTAAAAAAAGTAAGAATCACGGGTGGGGAGCCCTTTCTCCGCAAAGACCTGATGTCACTACTCCACCAGATAAAATCCATCGACGGAATAGAATCTCTCAATCTCACTACCAATGGCGTGCTGACCTATCCCCATTTGGATGAATTAAAGGATTTGGGTATCGATCATGTCAATCTCAGCTTGGATAGTTTGGATAGAAACAATTTCTTGGAGATCACTAGAAGAGATGAGTTTGACAAAGTCATGGATACACTCCATGGTTTGGTGGCTAGAAATATCAAAACCAAAATCAACATGGTAGTGATGCAAGGTAAAAACCACCACGAAGTATCTGCCATGGCCAGATTGGCTGAAGATAAAAACATCTCCGTTCGCTTCATTGAAGAAATGCCATTCAATGGGTCTACTTTTCATCAGGAAGAAAATTGGAATGCTACCCAAATATTGAACGAACTACGCAACAGCTATCCCACAATTGAAAAGATCGCAGATGAGAAAAACTCACCCTCTACTGAATACCAAATCCCAGAATTCAAAGGAACAGTAGGGATCATAGCAGCCTATACGAGGACGTTTTGTGGGACCTGCAATCGTCTGCGAATCACTGCTACTGGCCACATCAAAAATTGCCTATATGATGAAGGTGTATTGGATACCCGACAGCTACTCCGAGGCAACTATACAGACCAAGAAATCAAAGCAGAATTGCTCTCAGTCGTGCAAAAAAAGGAAGCCAACGGCTTCTTGGCAGAAGCTAACAGAAAAAACAATGCACCAATCACCGAATCTATGTCAACCATAGGTGGGTGA
- a CDS encoding acetate/propionate family kinase, with the protein MKILVLNSGSSSLKYQLFDMPEGKVLCAGLVEKITEKIGRLEHSYDGKKIVVEEHFPDHKVALNQVAQVLTDPQYHILESADEIEAVGHRVVHGGESFSATTEINEEVKSKIKELFSLAPLHNPANLQGIEVAENIFAAAKQYAVFDTAFHSTLPEEAYRFAIPEEFYSQYGTRVYGFHGTSHRYVANQAIQHLGLKEEDSKIITIHLGNGCSMAAIRNGKSVDTSMGLGPLSGLIMGTRSGDLDPSVIFYLLEQGYEIEEIKSTLNKKSGMKGLTGDNDLRNINARANDGDAAAVLALKMYSYRIKKYIGSYMAVLGGLDAIVFTAGVGENDAATRAKACAGLEAFGISIDSQQNQQRKSNIHEIQDGKIKILVIPTDEEYEIARQSYNLTQGKTPYE; encoded by the coding sequence ATGAAAATATTGGTTTTAAACTCCGGAAGTTCCTCTCTCAAGTACCAGCTATTCGATATGCCCGAGGGCAAAGTCCTGTGCGCAGGTCTAGTGGAGAAGATCACCGAAAAAATTGGACGTCTGGAACATAGCTATGATGGAAAAAAAATAGTCGTAGAAGAACATTTTCCAGATCACAAAGTGGCGCTCAACCAAGTGGCACAAGTGCTCACCGACCCTCAATACCACATCCTAGAATCGGCCGACGAAATCGAAGCAGTAGGACATCGAGTGGTACACGGTGGAGAGAGCTTCAGTGCGACCACTGAGATTAATGAAGAAGTCAAAAGCAAGATAAAAGAACTATTCTCACTTGCTCCCCTACACAACCCTGCCAACCTACAAGGTATCGAGGTGGCTGAAAATATATTTGCGGCAGCCAAACAGTACGCAGTATTCGATACAGCCTTTCACTCAACACTCCCAGAAGAAGCCTATCGATTTGCCATTCCAGAGGAGTTTTACTCCCAATACGGCACACGTGTCTACGGCTTTCATGGTACTTCTCATCGCTATGTTGCCAACCAGGCGATTCAGCATTTAGGCTTGAAAGAAGAAGACAGTAAAATCATCACCATCCATCTAGGCAATGGCTGTAGCATGGCTGCCATCCGAAACGGAAAGTCGGTTGACACTTCCATGGGACTGGGTCCCTTGTCTGGACTCATCATGGGTACGAGATCAGGCGATCTGGATCCTTCTGTAATTTTTTATCTCCTAGAACAAGGATACGAAATCGAAGAAATCAAATCTACCCTGAACAAAAAGAGTGGCATGAAAGGCCTCACTGGGGACAATGACCTGCGCAACATCAACGCCAGAGCTAATGACGGTGATGCAGCAGCGGTACTAGCACTCAAAATGTACAGCTATCGAATCAAGAAATACATCGGATCTTATATGGCAGTCTTGGGAGGTCTGGATGCCATAGTCTTCACGGCAGGTGTCGGAGAAAATGATGCCGCTACACGCGCAAAAGCATGTGCTGGATTAGAGGCCTTTGGCATTTCGATCGACTCACAACAAAATCAACAACGAAAGTCCAACATCCATGAAATCCAAGATGGAAAAATCAAAATCCTCGTTATCCCTACAGACGAAGAATACGAAATCGCCAGACAGAGCTATAATTTAACACAGGGAAAAACACCATACGAATAA